A single genomic interval of Rubrivirga marina harbors:
- a CDS encoding SDR family NAD(P)-dependent oxidoreductase, whose amino-acid sequence MTRDSVALVTGAASGIGRAIALRYARDGFRVVVSDVDEAGGRETVQKIEEGGGGALFVSADVSDPAACEALVAETVRAFGRLDVACNNAGIGGEQAPTADYPVEAWQRVLAVNLSGVFYGMKAQIPALREAGGGAIVNVASILGQVGFAGAPAYVAAKHGVVGLTKTAAIELAAEGIRVNAVGPAFIETPMISALEEDPETLAMLVGLHPAGRLGTPDEVAALVAWLSSAEASFVTGAYYPVDGGYLAR is encoded by the coding sequence ATGACTCGTGATTCCGTCGCCCTCGTCACCGGTGCCGCCTCCGGCATCGGCCGCGCCATCGCCCTCCGCTACGCCCGCGACGGGTTCCGCGTCGTCGTCTCCGACGTGGACGAGGCCGGTGGACGGGAGACCGTGCAGAAGATCGAGGAGGGCGGGGGAGGGGCCCTCTTCGTCTCGGCCGACGTGTCGGACCCGGCCGCCTGCGAGGCCCTCGTCGCCGAGACCGTCCGCGCCTTCGGCCGGCTCGACGTCGCCTGCAACAACGCCGGCATCGGCGGGGAGCAGGCCCCGACGGCGGACTACCCCGTCGAGGCGTGGCAGCGCGTGCTCGCCGTCAACCTCTCGGGCGTCTTCTACGGCATGAAGGCCCAGATCCCGGCGCTGCGCGAGGCCGGCGGCGGGGCCATCGTCAACGTGGCCTCGATCCTCGGGCAGGTCGGGTTCGCCGGTGCCCCGGCCTACGTCGCCGCCAAGCACGGCGTCGTGGGGCTCACCAAGACCGCCGCCATCGAGCTGGCGGCCGAGGGCATCCGGGTCAACGCCGTCGGCCCCGCCTTCATCGAGACGCCCATGATCTCGGCGCTCGAGGAGGACCCCGAGACGCTCGCCATGCTCGTCGGCCTCCACCCCGCGGGGCGGCTGGGCACGCCGGACGAGGTCGCGGCCCTCGTCGCGTGGCTCTCGTCCGCCGAGGCCTCGTTCGTCACCGGGGCCTACTACCCCGTCGACGGCGGGTACCTCGCACGGTGA
- the cfa gene encoding cyclopropane fatty acyl phospholipid synthase, with protein MPTLEPTRPVRHRGTSPAHCVVLELAAHTGLTIDGPNPWDPQVHDDRFYRRVVRGGSLGLGESYVDGWWDAERLDETFCRLLRPDARAAVRRAIRSPRVLLPAIAAALAGRARPSKAFEVGERHYDLGNDLFEAMLDRRMVYTCAYWGGADTLDAAQEAKLDLVCRKIGLRPGDRVLDVGCGWGSFLAFAAERYGAHGVGVTVSEEQVALARERLAGLPVEVRLQDYRDIDPSESFDHVVSLGMFEHVGVESYRTFMRVVARHLKDDGLFLLHTIGGNHSVRSTDPWIGKYIFPNSMLPSIRQIGRATEGLFVVEDWHNLGAHYDRTLMAWHENVERAWPSLQDRYDERFRRMWTYYLLQCAGLFRARGAQLWQVVLSKNGVPGGFASVR; from the coding sequence CTGCCAACCCTCGAACCCACCCGTCCCGTCCGCCACCGGGGCACCTCCCCGGCCCACTGCGTCGTCCTCGAGCTGGCGGCCCACACGGGCCTCACCATCGACGGCCCCAACCCGTGGGACCCCCAGGTCCACGACGACCGCTTCTACCGCCGCGTCGTCCGCGGCGGCTCGCTCGGCCTCGGCGAGAGCTACGTGGACGGGTGGTGGGACGCCGAGCGCCTCGACGAGACGTTCTGCCGCCTGCTCCGCCCGGACGCCCGCGCGGCCGTCCGGCGGGCGATTCGCAGCCCGCGGGTGCTCCTCCCGGCGATCGCGGCGGCCCTCGCGGGCAGGGCACGGCCGTCGAAGGCGTTCGAGGTCGGCGAGCGCCACTACGACCTCGGCAACGACCTCTTCGAGGCCATGCTCGACCGCCGCATGGTCTACACCTGCGCGTACTGGGGCGGGGCCGACACGCTCGACGCGGCGCAGGAGGCCAAGCTCGACCTCGTCTGCCGCAAGATCGGGCTGAGGCCGGGCGACCGCGTCCTCGACGTCGGGTGCGGCTGGGGGAGCTTCCTCGCCTTCGCGGCCGAGCGCTACGGCGCGCACGGCGTCGGCGTCACCGTCTCGGAGGAGCAGGTGGCCCTCGCCCGCGAGCGGCTGGCGGGCCTCCCCGTCGAGGTCCGGCTCCAGGACTACCGGGACATCGACCCGTCCGAGTCGTTCGACCACGTCGTCTCGCTCGGGATGTTCGAGCACGTCGGCGTCGAGAGCTACCGGACGTTCATGCGGGTCGTCGCGCGCCACCTCAAGGACGACGGGCTCTTCTTGCTCCACACCATCGGCGGCAACCACTCCGTCCGCTCGACTGACCCGTGGATCGGGAAATACATCTTCCCGAACTCGATGCTCCCCTCCATCCGCCAGATCGGGCGGGCGACGGAGGGGCTGTTCGTGGTGGAGGACTGGCACAACCTCGGTGCCCACTACGACCGGACGCTGATGGCGTGGCACGAGAACGTCGAGCGGGCGTGGCCGTCGCTCCAGGACCGCTACGACGAGCGGTTCCGGCGGATGTGGACGTACTACCTCCTTCAGTGCGCCGGCCTGTTCCGGGCGCGTGGCGCCCAGCTCTGGCAGGTCGTGCTCTCCAAGAACGGGGTCCCCGGGGGCTTCGCGTCGGTCCGCTGA
- a CDS encoding copper-translocating P-type ATPase: MTDPSHDEHTPSPPEHAGHEHDLADPVPSGEKPGLKQQELRDAAQDGPHGSHDDGRRGPVEHARRGHGGHEGHKPGHGEMGHDHHAMMVADFRRRFWVSLVLSVPVLLFSPAIQAFLRLGDSLRFAGDGLVVFALSTVVYFYGGWPFLKGFVSEVKSRRPGMMTLISVAITTAYVYSAAVVFGLDGMPFFWELVTLIDVMLVGHWIEMKSVMGASKALEELARLMPSEAHKLMPDGTVQDIPLDQLQHGDRVLVKPTEKVPADGAVVDGQTSVNESMLTGESVPVSKKEGSAVIGGSINGEGAITVEVQKTGAESFLSQVIDLVREAQESKSKTQDLANRAALWLTVVALGGGALTLFVWSLVMGQSFAFAIERTVTVMVIACPHALGLAIPLVVAVSTAISARNGLLIRDRTAFEAARNLQAVIFDKTGTLTEGRFGITDTLVFDESLTEAAVLRFAAAVEALSEHPIAQGVATAVERPLPVEDFRAIPGKGVEGTVEGRFVQVVSPGYVRAQGIAIDDPRYETLSAQGKTVVFVLLDGQLAGAVALADVIRPEARGAIADLKAMGIQTMMLTGDNRKVAAWVAEEIGLDDVFAEVLPNEKSDKVKEVQASGLAVAMTGDGVNDAPALAQADVGIAIGAGTDVAVETADIILVRSNPQDVATIVKLSRATYRKMIQNLWWAAGYNIVAIPLAAGVLYSAGIVLGPAMGAVFMSASTVIVAVNARLLKIER; the protein is encoded by the coding sequence ATGACCGATCCCTCCCACGACGAGCACACGCCGTCGCCCCCCGAGCACGCCGGCCACGAGCACGACCTCGCCGACCCGGTACCGTCGGGCGAGAAGCCCGGCCTCAAGCAGCAGGAGCTCCGCGACGCGGCCCAGGACGGCCCCCACGGCAGCCACGACGACGGCCGCCGCGGCCCCGTGGAGCACGCCCGACGGGGGCACGGCGGGCACGAAGGTCACAAGCCCGGCCACGGCGAGATGGGGCACGACCACCACGCCATGATGGTGGCCGACTTCCGGCGGCGCTTCTGGGTGTCGCTCGTCCTCTCGGTCCCGGTCCTCCTCTTCTCCCCGGCCATCCAGGCCTTCCTCCGCCTCGGCGACTCGCTCCGGTTCGCGGGGGACGGCCTCGTCGTCTTCGCCCTCTCGACGGTCGTCTATTTCTACGGCGGCTGGCCCTTCCTCAAGGGGTTCGTCTCGGAGGTCAAGAGCCGGCGGCCGGGCATGATGACGCTGATCTCCGTCGCCATCACGACGGCCTACGTTTACAGCGCCGCGGTCGTGTTCGGGCTCGACGGGATGCCGTTCTTCTGGGAGCTCGTCACCCTCATCGACGTGATGCTGGTGGGGCACTGGATCGAGATGAAGTCGGTGATGGGGGCCTCGAAGGCGCTCGAAGAGCTGGCCCGGCTGATGCCCTCCGAGGCCCACAAGCTGATGCCCGACGGGACCGTCCAGGACATCCCGCTCGACCAGCTCCAGCACGGCGACCGCGTCCTCGTCAAGCCCACCGAGAAGGTCCCCGCCGACGGCGCCGTCGTCGACGGCCAGACGTCGGTGAACGAGTCGATGCTGACGGGCGAGTCCGTCCCGGTCTCGAAGAAAGAGGGGAGCGCCGTCATCGGCGGCTCGATCAACGGCGAGGGCGCGATCACCGTCGAGGTCCAAAAAACGGGGGCCGAGAGCTTCCTCTCGCAGGTGATCGACCTCGTGCGCGAGGCGCAGGAGTCGAAGTCGAAGACGCAGGACCTCGCCAACCGCGCCGCGCTCTGGCTGACCGTCGTTGCGCTCGGCGGCGGCGCGCTGACGCTCTTCGTCTGGTCGCTCGTGATGGGCCAGAGCTTCGCCTTCGCCATCGAGCGGACCGTGACCGTGATGGTCATCGCGTGCCCCCACGCGCTCGGGCTCGCCATCCCGCTCGTCGTCGCCGTCTCGACGGCGATCTCGGCCCGCAACGGGCTCCTCATCCGCGACCGGACGGCCTTCGAGGCGGCCCGCAACCTCCAGGCCGTCATCTTCGACAAGACGGGCACGCTCACCGAGGGCCGCTTCGGGATCACCGACACGCTCGTCTTCGACGAGTCGCTGACCGAGGCGGCCGTCCTCCGTTTCGCCGCCGCCGTCGAGGCCCTCTCCGAGCACCCCATCGCGCAGGGGGTCGCCACCGCCGTCGAGCGGCCCCTGCCCGTGGAGGACTTCCGGGCCATCCCCGGCAAGGGGGTCGAGGGGACCGTCGAGGGCCGCTTCGTGCAGGTCGTGAGCCCCGGCTACGTCCGCGCCCAGGGGATCGCCATCGACGACCCGCGCTACGAGACGCTCTCGGCCCAGGGCAAGACCGTCGTCTTCGTCCTCCTCGACGGCCAGCTGGCGGGGGCCGTCGCCCTGGCCGACGTGATCCGGCCCGAGGCGCGCGGCGCCATCGCCGACCTCAAGGCGATGGGGATCCAGACCATGATGCTCACCGGCGACAACCGGAAGGTGGCCGCGTGGGTGGCCGAGGAGATCGGCCTCGACGACGTGTTCGCCGAGGTGCTCCCCAACGAGAAGTCGGACAAGGTCAAGGAGGTGCAGGCCAGCGGGCTCGCCGTCGCCATGACGGGCGACGGCGTCAACGACGCGCCGGCGCTGGCCCAGGCCGACGTCGGCATCGCCATCGGGGCCGGGACGGACGTGGCCGTCGAGACGGCCGACATCATCCTCGTACGGAGCAACCCCCAGGACGTCGCCACCATCGTCAAGCTCTCGCGGGCGACGTACCGCAAGATGATCCAGAATCTGTGGTGGGCCGCCGGCTACAACATCGTCGCGATCCCGCTGGCGGCGGGCGTGCTCTACAGCGCCGGCATCGTGCTCGGCCCGGCGATGGGCGCCGTGTTCATGTCGGCCAGCACGGTCATCGTCGCCGTCAACGCGCGCCTGCTCAAGATCGAGCGCTGA
- a CDS encoding MFS transporter, translated as MPRHLLLLFLALFLAMIGFGLTLPVLPAFVERLALGRAATPGRVALHVGALTSAYALAQLVLAPLWGGWSDRHGRKALVVLGLVGVALSHVAFGLGTSLALLYGARLVGGAFAAALVVAATAAVADAVPAGERGRAMAWLGTAVSLGFVAGPALGGLLARGAWHVTLTLGHLVFDGFSVPFFVAAGLTLAVVPLVGHSLPNSTPNSTPTAASARVARLPVPWWPLARRLGGVLALALISMAALTLFEAVFALYADRELGFGLREIGVAFALCGLVMAVFQGGAVGWLSGRVGVRVQVALGFGLLGVGLLALPFLSRVPIVLAAVSVLALGVALVTPNLLTLAADRSGPQAGAGLGLLNAAVGLGQILGPLVGGLLFAWQADLPFRVAGLVALAVAAGTVVLRRRPHLSPVLPTVLGSATPDSPDC; from the coding sequence GTGCCACGTCACCTGCTCCTCCTCTTCCTCGCCCTCTTCCTCGCCATGATCGGATTCGGCCTCACGCTCCCGGTGCTGCCGGCGTTCGTCGAGCGGCTCGCCCTCGGGCGCGCGGCGACGCCGGGGCGGGTGGCCCTCCACGTGGGCGCGCTCACGAGTGCGTACGCCCTCGCGCAGCTCGTGCTGGCCCCGCTGTGGGGAGGGTGGTCGGACCGGCACGGGCGGAAGGCGCTCGTCGTGCTCGGCCTCGTCGGGGTCGCCCTCTCGCACGTAGCCTTCGGGCTGGGGACCTCGCTCGCGCTACTCTACGGGGCACGCCTGGTCGGTGGCGCGTTCGCGGCGGCCCTGGTCGTGGCGGCCACGGCCGCCGTCGCCGATGCGGTCCCGGCGGGGGAGCGAGGCCGGGCGATGGCGTGGCTGGGCACGGCCGTCAGCCTCGGCTTCGTGGCCGGGCCCGCCCTCGGCGGCCTCCTGGCGCGGGGCGCCTGGCACGTCACCCTCACGCTGGGGCACCTCGTCTTCGACGGGTTCTCGGTCCCCTTCTTCGTGGCGGCGGGCCTGACGCTGGCGGTGGTGCCGCTGGTGGGCCACTCCCTCCCGAACTCGACCCCGAACTCGACGCCGACGGCCGCGTCGGCGCGGGTCGCCCGGCTGCCGGTGCCGTGGTGGCCCCTGGCCCGGCGGCTGGGTGGCGTGCTCGCGCTCGCGCTCATCAGCATGGCGGCGCTCACGCTCTTCGAGGCCGTCTTCGCGCTCTACGCCGACCGCGAGCTCGGCTTCGGCCTGCGGGAGATCGGTGTCGCCTTCGCGCTGTGTGGGCTGGTCATGGCCGTGTTCCAGGGCGGGGCCGTCGGGTGGCTGAGCGGACGGGTGGGGGTGCGGGTCCAGGTCGCGCTGGGCTTCGGCCTGCTCGGCGTGGGGCTGCTCGCGCTCCCGTTCCTGAGCCGGGTGCCGATCGTCCTCGCGGCGGTGAGCGTGCTCGCGCTCGGCGTCGCGCTCGTCACCCCGAACCTCCTCACCCTCGCCGCCGACCGCAGCGGTCCGCAGGCCGGCGCCGGGCTCGGGCTGCTCAACGCCGCCGTCGGCCTGGGGCAGATCCTCGGTCCGCTCGTCGGCGGCCTCCTCTTCGCCTGGCAGGCCGACCTGCCCTTCCGGGTCGCCGGGCTGGTCGCGCTCGCCGTTGCGGCCGGGACCGTGGTCCTGCGCCGCAGACCCCACCTCTCGCCCGTCCTGCCCACGGTGCTCGGTTCGGCAACGCCAGACTCTCCTGATTGCTAG
- a CDS encoding cation diffusion facilitator family transporter, whose protein sequence is MTPSHTSSGGSAGHGVPSVTAGNARALKISGLLTGVYFVVELGIGLWTGSVSVTSDAFHTFSAVGGVLVALVAGRFAERPATDRASYGLIRAEIVGALFNGLFLLGMAVLVLWMGAMRLRDPMEVETGPMLWAAAGGLITEVIALRLLYARQKGNLNMQGAFWHVMQTFVGSILIIVAALVIRFTGFLAIDPILGMGFGLVLVWASWGIIRGSLRILLQAVPDDLDLGAVKEAVERLGGVTEAHHLHAWALTSGKNVVSLHVLVEEGTDTQALQRRVFELLRDDFDVYFSTVQVETTCLERGAAREIDATWDVPKPRAEATRPVSALVVTGPNWVPPNHQPGSSR, encoded by the coding sequence ATGACCCCCTCTCACACATCCTCTGGCGGCTCCGCCGGCCACGGCGTCCCGTCCGTCACCGCCGGGAACGCCCGCGCGCTCAAGATCTCCGGCCTCCTCACCGGCGTCTACTTCGTCGTCGAGCTCGGGATCGGGCTCTGGACCGGGTCGGTCTCCGTCACGTCCGACGCCTTCCACACGTTCTCGGCCGTCGGCGGCGTGCTCGTCGCCCTCGTGGCGGGCCGCTTCGCCGAGCGCCCGGCGACGGACCGCGCCTCCTACGGGCTCATCCGAGCCGAGATCGTGGGCGCGCTCTTCAACGGACTCTTCCTCCTCGGCATGGCCGTGCTCGTGCTGTGGATGGGCGCCATGCGGCTCCGCGACCCGATGGAGGTCGAGACCGGGCCGATGCTGTGGGCGGCGGCGGGCGGCCTCATCACCGAGGTCATCGCGCTGCGGCTGCTCTACGCCCGGCAGAAGGGCAACCTCAACATGCAGGGGGCCTTCTGGCACGTGATGCAGACGTTCGTCGGGAGCATCCTCATCATCGTGGCGGCCCTCGTGATCCGGTTCACGGGCTTCCTCGCCATCGACCCCATCCTGGGAATGGGCTTCGGGCTCGTGCTCGTGTGGGCCTCGTGGGGGATCATCCGCGGGTCCCTGCGGATCCTGCTCCAGGCCGTACCGGACGACCTCGACCTGGGCGCCGTCAAGGAGGCCGTCGAGCGCCTCGGCGGCGTGACGGAGGCGCACCACCTCCACGCCTGGGCACTCACCTCAGGCAAGAACGTCGTCTCGCTGCACGTCCTCGTCGAGGAGGGCACCGACACGCAGGCGCTCCAGCGCCGCGTCTTCGAACTCCTCCGCGACGACTTCGACGTGTACTTCTCGACGGTCCAGGTCGAGACGACCTGCCTTGAGCGGGGAGCGGCCCGCGAGATCGACGCGACGTGGGATGTCCCGAAGCCGCGGGCCGAGGCGACGCGCCCGGTCTCCGCCCTGGTGGTCACCGGGCCTAACTGGGTACCGCCGAACCACCAGCCCGGCTCGTCGCGGTAG
- a CDS encoding DUF5676 family membrane protein: MLNLRLTTWAAALFTTLSYLLCVVYGLVTPESVHMHQFLEIVLPAFEWIGVGSFLLGLAESFLWGVYLGGGFALIYNALYRRWGTRDAAGLGRPAPSGLYDPSR, translated from the coding sequence ATGCTCAACCTGCGCCTGACCACCTGGGCAGCCGCCCTGTTCACGACGCTGAGCTACCTGCTCTGCGTCGTCTACGGGCTCGTCACGCCCGAGAGCGTCCATATGCACCAGTTTCTGGAAATCGTCCTCCCGGCGTTCGAGTGGATCGGCGTGGGCAGCTTCCTGCTGGGGCTGGCCGAGAGCTTCCTCTGGGGCGTCTACCTCGGGGGCGGGTTCGCCCTCATTTACAACGCGCTCTACCGCCGGTGGGGGACCCGAGACGCGGCGGGGCTCGGTCGGCCAGCGCCGAGCGGCCTCTACGATCCGTCGCGGTGA
- a CDS encoding NAD(P)/FAD-dependent oxidoreductase — protein sequence MALPTVHVIGAGPAGLAAALYLARAGLRPVVFEQAADVGGRFDGELQVLENWSSEEDAAAALAGFGVTSGVRFEAAREVTFYGPERRPHALSGSRPLFYLVERGHRVGALDRSLRDQALSAGAEFRFGERVTQSDARHVVVATGPRTADARVERVAFETDHPDAVLGFLDDRLAPGGYASLLVRDGRATLSTWLFDPAAQASKPGTYLDRTLEAVRQVTACDVRAPRRSGGVASFSVAPPWTRNGRLRFVGERAGFQDALWGLGLRHALLSGVLAARAIVMGEDYDALCRELLVPGLEVALANRVLLGQLPPERYEAALGRAASGNPVATLRRLYLPTRTTAVLHELARFEPHPALTEPACHGEDCPCLWCEHGPDAAVADDLGAHPAPATP from the coding sequence ATGGCACTCCCCACCGTCCACGTCATCGGGGCCGGGCCCGCCGGGCTGGCCGCCGCGCTCTACCTCGCCCGCGCGGGCCTGCGCCCCGTCGTGTTCGAGCAGGCCGCCGACGTCGGGGGCCGGTTCGACGGCGAGCTGCAGGTGCTCGAGAACTGGTCGTCCGAGGAGGACGCGGCGGCGGCCCTGGCCGGGTTCGGCGTCACGAGCGGCGTCCGCTTCGAGGCGGCCCGGGAGGTCACGTTCTACGGTCCCGAGCGCCGTCCCCACGCGCTCTCCGGGTCGCGACCGCTGTTCTACCTCGTCGAGCGCGGGCACCGCGTCGGCGCGCTCGACCGGAGTCTGAGGGACCAGGCGCTCTCGGCCGGGGCCGAGTTCCGCTTCGGCGAGCGCGTCACGCAGAGCGACGCCCGGCACGTCGTCGTGGCGACCGGCCCGCGCACGGCCGACGCCCGCGTCGAGCGCGTGGCCTTCGAGACCGACCACCCGGACGCCGTGCTCGGCTTCCTCGACGACCGCCTCGCCCCCGGCGGCTACGCCTCGCTCCTCGTGCGCGACGGCCGGGCGACGCTCTCGACCTGGCTCTTCGACCCGGCCGCCCAGGCCAGTAAGCCGGGGACCTACCTCGACCGGACCCTGGAGGCGGTCCGGCAGGTGACCGCGTGCGACGTGCGCGCGCCCCGCCGGAGCGGGGGCGTCGCCAGCTTCAGCGTGGCCCCGCCCTGGACCCGCAACGGCCGGCTCCGCTTCGTGGGCGAGCGGGCCGGGTTCCAGGACGCGCTCTGGGGCCTCGGGCTCCGCCACGCGCTGCTGTCGGGGGTGCTGGCCGCCCGCGCCATCGTCATGGGCGAGGACTACGACGCCCTCTGCCGGGAGCTCTTGGTGCCGGGCCTCGAGGTGGCCCTGGCGAACCGCGTCCTCCTCGGCCAGCTCCCGCCCGAGCGCTACGAGGCGGCGCTCGGCCGCGCAGCGTCCGGCAATCCCGTCGCCACCCTCCGACGGCTCTACTTGCCGACCCGCACCACGGCGGTGCTCCACGAGCTCGCCCGCTTCGAACCCCACCCGGCGCTCACCGAGCCGGCCTGTCACGGCGAGGACTGCCCGTGCCTCTGGTGCGAGCACGGCCCCGACGCCGCTGTGGCGGACGACCTCGGTGCTCACCCGGCGCCTGCCACGCCATGA
- a CDS encoding patatin-like phospholipase family protein: protein MPPRTSRLSTPSHRPFTLVLAGGGARGFAHVGVLRALEADGYRPAALVGVSMGAAVSVGYALREDWYPALLAMDTGAFPAPMPTAEQQRDSLRQRLRARRLGFRFAYRLLTGWGIGTPAREAGLQALRTLTLGQSLEDARVPVAVSTTDLRGGRRHVIRTGDAAEAVYASVALAGVLPPLERDGLLLADGAYADLAPVGVARDMGPPVVIAVNPGQALAGAEVRNGLQALRRATEVCNLSHADAGFEQADLVLRPTFRRTIDTLDFAARRECVAAGARVVRGHRAVLAALLDPEAPPLPADSPSAHHLVNRHGLAR, encoded by the coding sequence ATGCCCCCTCGCACTTCCCGACTCTCCACGCCCTCCCACCGGCCCTTTACGCTCGTGCTGGCCGGCGGCGGCGCGCGCGGCTTCGCCCACGTCGGCGTGCTCCGCGCGCTGGAGGCGGACGGCTACCGTCCGGCCGCCCTCGTAGGCGTCTCGATGGGGGCGGCGGTGAGCGTGGGCTACGCGCTCCGCGAGGACTGGTACCCGGCGCTCCTGGCGATGGACACGGGGGCGTTCCCGGCCCCCATGCCCACGGCCGAGCAGCAGCGCGACTCGCTCCGCCAGCGGCTCCGGGCTCGGCGGCTCGGCTTCCGGTTCGCCTACCGGCTCCTCACCGGCTGGGGTATCGGCACGCCCGCGCGCGAGGCCGGGCTCCAGGCCCTCCGCACGCTCACGCTCGGCCAGTCCCTCGAAGACGCCCGGGTGCCCGTCGCCGTCAGCACCACGGACCTCCGCGGCGGGCGGCGCCACGTGATCCGCACCGGGGACGCCGCCGAGGCGGTCTACGCGAGCGTGGCCCTCGCCGGTGTGCTCCCCCCGCTGGAGCGCGACGGCCTCCTGCTGGCCGACGGGGCCTACGCGGATCTCGCCCCCGTGGGCGTCGCCCGGGACATGGGTCCCCCCGTCGTGATCGCCGTCAACCCGGGGCAGGCCCTCGCGGGCGCCGAGGTCCGCAACGGCCTGCAAGCGCTCCGGCGCGCCACCGAGGTCTGCAACCTCAGCCACGCCGACGCCGGCTTCGAGCAGGCCGACCTGGTGCTCCGGCCCACGTTCCGCCGCACCATCGACACGCTCGACTTCGCGGCCCGCCGCGAGTGCGTGGCAGCGGGCGCCCGCGTCGTCCGCGGTCACCGCGCCGTCCTCGCGGCCCTTCTCGACCCCGAGGCCCCGCCGCTCCCGGCGGACTCGCCCTCTGCCCATCACCTGGTGAACCGCCATGGACTGGCTCGCTGA
- a CDS encoding site-2 protease family protein, whose protein sequence is MPHPHPSERPPARGHALLMVVLCVLPFALLALVLTSAVAVPAWLVLGALALCVAVMLFVAREPAETGVEPHDSVEVVREGRGPERGVPEDLILQTVDVIYPLAQYRLEDHYVIEGTLLMEPDAAYAELGRRFDGSALVPLLQETGEGRPRLVLAPVGALPVGALPAPAQRPSRAWVHLALLLATLATTTWAGAAHGGVDLLAEPGRFAVGLPYALALLLILGAHELGHYFTARRHGIAVSLPYFIPIPFALGTFGAFIRMRSLAADRRQMFDVAVAGPLAGLAIAVPALLIGLQHSTVVTGPSAPGMMMGGADVGSSVLFAFLAKAALGGAVLEGHRLVLHPVAFAGWLGLLVTALNLIPVGQLDGGHLVHAMLGHRAARVVGVVALGTLVVLGLFVWSGLLVWALLIVLVAGTTDVPPLNDVSRVGQGRMALGAVALALLLLILLPVPRALYEAFGIHSPYL, encoded by the coding sequence ATGCCGCACCCACATCCTTCCGAGCGCCCGCCGGCCCGCGGCCACGCCCTCCTGATGGTCGTGCTGTGCGTGCTTCCCTTCGCGCTCCTCGCCCTCGTCCTCACGAGCGCCGTGGCCGTCCCCGCGTGGCTCGTGCTCGGGGCGCTCGCGCTGTGCGTCGCCGTCATGCTGTTCGTTGCGCGTGAGCCGGCGGAGACCGGGGTGGAGCCGCACGACTCCGTTGAGGTGGTGCGAGAGGGGAGGGGGCCAGAGCGAGGCGTGCCCGAAGACCTCATCCTCCAGACGGTCGACGTCATCTACCCGCTGGCGCAGTACCGGCTGGAGGACCACTACGTCATCGAAGGCACCCTCTTGATGGAGCCGGACGCGGCCTACGCCGAGCTCGGCCGCCGCTTCGACGGCAGCGCGCTCGTTCCGCTCTTGCAGGAGACCGGCGAGGGCCGCCCCCGCCTCGTGCTGGCCCCGGTCGGGGCGCTCCCGGTCGGGGCGCTCCCGGCCCCCGCCCAGCGGCCCAGCCGGGCGTGGGTCCACCTCGCCCTCCTGCTCGCCACCCTCGCGACGACGACGTGGGCCGGGGCGGCGCACGGGGGCGTCGACCTCCTCGCCGAGCCCGGTCGGTTCGCCGTGGGACTGCCCTATGCCCTGGCCCTGCTCCTCATCCTTGGCGCCCACGAGCTCGGGCACTATTTCACCGCGCGGCGCCACGGCATCGCCGTCTCGCTCCCGTACTTCATCCCCATCCCGTTCGCGCTCGGGACCTTTGGGGCCTTCATCCGGATGCGGTCGCTCGCCGCCGACCGGCGGCAGATGTTCGACGTGGCCGTGGCAGGGCCACTGGCGGGCCTCGCCATCGCCGTCCCCGCGCTCCTCATTGGCCTCCAGCACTCCACCGTCGTGACGGGCCCGTCTGCGCCGGGCATGATGATGGGCGGGGCCGACGTGGGCTCGTCGGTGCTCTTCGCCTTCCTCGCCAAGGCGGCCCTCGGCGGGGCCGTGCTGGAGGGGCACCGGCTCGTGCTCCACCCCGTCGCCTTCGCCGGCTGGCTGGGCCTGCTCGTCACGGCGCTCAACCTCATCCCCGTCGGCCAGCTCGACGGGGGCCACCTCGTCCACGCCATGCTGGGGCACCGGGCGGCCCGCGTCGTGGGCGTCGTCGCGCTAGGGACGCTCGTCGTGCTGGGGCTCTTCGTGTGGAGCGGGCTCCTGGTGTGGGCGCTGCTCATCGTCCTCGTCGCCGGGACAACCGACGTGCCCCCGCTCAACGACGTGAGCCGCGTCGGCCAGGGCCGCATGGCGCTCGGGGCGGTCGCCCTCGCGCTCCTCCTCTTGATCCTCCTGCCCGTTCCGCGCGCGCTCTACGAGGCCTTCGGCATCCACAGCCCCTACCTGTAG